ATTTCGAGAATTTTTTGGTCGCCGTGCGAGAGCGCCGCCGCGAGTCGTCGCGCTTGCGTGTAGAGTCCAGTATTGTCGAGAATCGCGTTCGTCTCTTGGACGAGCAGGTTGCGCGCGGGGCGAAACAAATTGCCGCTCTGTTTTTTCTGCGCGAGTACCGCAACCTGGACATTCTCGAACACGGTGAGACGCGGAAAAATATTCGCGATCTGAAACGCCATCGCGATGCCGCGCCGATTGATCGTGTGCGGCGCGAGACCAGCCAGGTTTTCGCCGCGAAATAGTACGCGCCCGGCATCGGGCTTGATTTGCCCCGTGATGAGTTTGAACAGCGTCGTCTTGCCCGCGCCGTTCGGACCGATCACCGCGACGAGCGCGCCTTCGTCAACGCAAAGGTTCGCGTCATTCACCGCTTGAAATTTGTCGAACGATTTGCGGAGGTTTTCAACCTGGAGCATCATGCCGCGCCTCCGTCCGGTTCGCGCGGTTTAAATCGCGCCGAGACAAAGCCCATGATGCCTTCGGGCAAAAAGAAAATGAGCAAAATCAAGATCACACCCAGGAGCAACGTCCAGTATTCGGTGTAACGACTCGCAAACGTGCGGAGCAGAATGACGAGCGCCGCGCCAACCATCGGTCCGGCGAACGTGAACCACCCGCCGAGCAAGCACATCACAAAGACATCGAGCGAGAACGACCAGAACAACATGCCGGGGAACACCGAACGTTCGAGCACGACGAACATGACGCCGGCAATGCCGCCGAAGAACGCGGCAATCACAATCGCGGCAAGTTGATGATTGCGGACGTTGATGCCGACCGCTTCACAGCGCGCGGCATTGTCGCGAATCGCTTGCAACGTCGCGCCGAACGGCGAACGAATGACGAAGTACATCGCGACCAGGCATCCCAGGGCGATTGCCAGATTGAGAAAATATGCGCCGTTGATCGTTTCGAGCGGCGCAGGCAAGGGGATGCCGTGAATGCCATCATCGCCGCTCGTGAACGCCGACCACCGCAACACGATGACCCAGATCAGCGAGCCGAGCGAGATTTGCAACATGCCAAAATAGAGGCGCGTAAGGCGAATGCAAAACCAACCGATGACGAGTCCGGCGAACGCGGCGATGAGCGGCGCGAGGATGAACGCAAGCCAGACGGGCATCCCCATTTTTGTAATGCCGAGCGCCGCCGCGTACGCGCCGACGCCGTAAAACGCGGCGTGATGAAATTGATAAATGCCGCCGTAACCCAGAACGAGGTTGAGACTCATCGCGAGAATTGCGGTGACGAAAATGAGCGTGAGGACGTACGTGTAAAATTCCGGCGCGATAAATGGCGCGCCAAGCAAGCTTGCCAACACGCCGAGCGCGACGACGAGCCAGCGCGTTTCGATGATGTCAGTGAACATGAGGATAACCCTGCGAAGGATGAAGGCGGAAGGATGAAGGATGAATTTTTCAGCTTTTACTTTCATCCTTCATCCCTCATTCTTCATCCTTTGTAAAATTACCAAACCGATTTCAACAATCCGGTCGGTCGCAAAAGCAGAACGATGACGACCGCCGCGTACGGAAACACGACTGCGAATTGCGGCAGGACGAGCAAGCCAAGCGATTGCGTCACGCCGAACAACAACGCGCCGATGAGCGCGCCCCAGATGTTGCCCAGCCCGCCAATCGTCACGATGAGAAACGCTTCGATGATGATCGTGTGATCCATGCCCAGCGTGAGACTCAGCGTTGGCGCGACGAGCGCGCCGCCCAGCCCGGCGAGCACGCAACCGATCAT
This region of Chloroflexota bacterium genomic DNA includes:
- a CDS encoding ABC transporter ATP-binding protein, producing MLQVENLRKSFDKFQAVNDANLCVDEGALVAVIGPNGAGKTTLFKLITGQIKPDAGRVLFRGENLAGLAPHTINRRGIAMAFQIANIFPRLTVFENVQVAVLAQKKQSGNLFRPARNLLVQETNAILDNTGLYTQARRLAAALSHGDQKILEIAIALGSEPRLLILDEPTAGMSPEETHATMELIKRLAQTHGITILFCEHDMQVVFSVATSIMVMRQGQTIIQDQPEIVRQNAVVQEAYLGGARA
- a CDS encoding branched-chain amino acid ABC transporter permease, whose translation is MFTDIIETRWLVVALGVLASLLGAPFIAPEFYTYVLTLIFVTAILAMSLNLVLGYGGIYQFHHAAFYGVGAYAAALGITKMGMPVWLAFILAPLIAAFAGLVIGWFCIRLTRLYFGMLQISLGSLIWVIVLRWSAFTSGDDGIHGIPLPAPLETINGAYFLNLAIALGCLVAMYFVIRSPFGATLQAIRDNAARCEAVGINVRNHQLAAIVIAAFFGGIAGVMFVVLERSVFPGMLFWSFSLDVFVMCLLGGWFTFAGPMVGAALVILLRTFASRYTEYWTLLLGVILILLIFFLPEGIMGFVSARFKPREPDGGAA